A single region of the Triticum dicoccoides isolate Atlit2015 ecotype Zavitan chromosome 2B, WEW_v2.0, whole genome shotgun sequence genome encodes:
- the LOC119360209 gene encoding uncharacterized protein LOC119360209, with product MEVALSAVAGELVSRFISFLLNKYHSSRPHSQEKVMERLHHLLVRVCTIVEEADTRYITNSGMMMQLNMLSEAMYRGYSVVDNSKYRALQDGASSDKISSKDSSIRGLYLAKRSRTSNKGTHLELHCALESLEIVVANMAEFVILLSGCERMSRRPYDVYLYIDNFMFGRHAEKQKLLSFLLQHDDPPGDHVPAVLPIIGGATTGKKTLVAHVCGDERVRLRFSSILHLNGDNLLRILDHGRTMKGMMLIVVEFVSDIDDDDWEKFHSFLIRIGRGSKIIIVSRIKRLARFASVKPIFLSSLSHDELRYLFKIMAFGSVDPTEHPRLLQLADEFAKVLHSMQASLVETTVFADALRRSLHVQSWCGILDTGIRFLKRNLSMYGMQPRIALLEQGHSVDITDVTSHPHSMAPYTMNASIEKPPSVTAAELLTDPSVRPKGDFILFLWESRIPPHESFVYFVTSRAQDTHQGGTLPGRKRRGVPV from the coding sequence ATGGAGGTTGCCTTGTCTGCAGTTGCAGGTGAACTAGTGAGCCGTTTCATCTCCTTCCTACTGAACAAGTACCATTCTAGCCGTCCACACTCGCAGGAGAAGGTGATGGAGAGGTTGCACCATCTCCTGGTGAGAGTTTGCACCATCGTTGAGGAGGCGGACACACGGTACATAACCAACTCCGGGATGATGATGCAGCTCAATATGCTCTCAGAGGCCATGTACCGAGGATACAGTGTGGTGGACAACTCAAAGTACCGAGCTCTCCAAGACGGGGCAAGCTCTGACAAGATTAGTAGCAAGGACTCATCTATCAGGGGCTTGTATTTAGCCAAGCGTTCTCGAACAAGTAATAAGGGCACACACCTTGAGTTGCATTGTGCCTTGGAAAGCTTGGAAATTGTTGTTGCTAACATGGCAGAATTTGTGATCCTTCTGAGTGGATGCGAGCGCATGTCTCGTAggccatatgatgtttatctttacaTAGATAACTTCATGTTTGGCCGGCATGCTGAAAAGCAAAAGCTCTTGAGCTTCTTGCTGCAGCACGACGACCCTCCTGGTGATCATGTACCGGCAGTTCTTCCGATTATTGGTGGTGCAACAACTGGGAAGAAAACTTTGGTTGCTCATGTGTGCGGCGATGAAAGGGTTCGTCTGCGCTTCTCCTCTATATTGCACTTGAATGGAGACAACCTTTTAAGAATACTTGACCACGGAAGGACTATGAAAGGGATGATGTTGATCGTTGTTGAGTTTGTTTCTGATATAGATGACGATGACTGGGAAAAGTTTCACTCATTTCTCATAAGAATTGGAAGAGGAAGCAAGATCATCATTGTAAGTAGAATTAAAAGATTGGCCAGGTTTGCATCGGTGAAGCCGATTTTCTTAAGTTCTCTATCTCACGATGAGTTGAGGTACCTTTTCAAGATAATGGCATTCGGAAGCGTAGACCCGACAGAACATCCACGGCTACTTCAGCTCGCGGATGAATTTGCCAAGGTGTTGCATAGTATGCAAGCTTCACTTGTCGAAACAACTGTGTTTGCAGATGCGCTAAGGAGGAGTCTGCATGTTCAATCTTGGTGTGGCATATTGGACACGGGGATAAGATTCCTTAAAAGGAACCTCTCCATGTATGGTATGCAGCCAAGAATAGCGCTCCTAGAACAAGGCCATTCAGTGGACATAACGGACGTTACTTCGCATCCACACAGCATGGCACCTTATACAATGAATGCTTCAATCGAGAAACCGCCAAGTGTGACTGCTGCAGAACTTCTAACAGATCCTAGTGTTAGACCAAAAGGAGACTTCATTCTATTCTTATGGGAATCAAGGATACCCCCGCATGAATCATTTGTTTATTTTGTTACAAGTCGTGCTCAGGATACACATCAAGGTGGGACATTGCCAGGGAGGAAGCGACGAGGAGTGCCGGTCTAG